In Aquiflexum balticum DSM 16537, a single genomic region encodes these proteins:
- a CDS encoding YceI family protein yields the protein MKLITIISFISLIFSSVLIDSKKELGAVVNKSESTVTWNAKKVSGEHYGKVQISDAMLDYQNGKIKGGSFELDMTTITVEDITDANSNARLTNHLKSDDFFSVEKFNKSSFKITEAKTSNGQDYQITGDLKIKGISNPVTFPAKLDVQGDQIIATASIVFDRTKFDIKYRSGNYFENLADKLIYDDVSLEVKLVALNQ from the coding sequence ATGAAACTAATTACAATTATTTCCTTTATCTCACTGATATTTTCATCAGTATTAATTGATTCAAAAAAAGAACTTGGCGCTGTTGTCAACAAATCCGAAAGCACTGTAACCTGGAATGCAAAAAAAGTCTCAGGTGAACACTATGGAAAAGTCCAGATTTCAGATGCCATGTTAGATTATCAGAACGGAAAAATCAAAGGCGGATCTTTTGAACTGGACATGACAACCATTACTGTAGAGGATATTACAGATGCCAATTCAAATGCAAGATTGACCAATCACTTAAAGTCTGATGATTTCTTTTCTGTGGAAAAATTCAATAAATCGTCATTTAAAATCACAGAAGCCAAAACATCTAATGGCCAAGATTATCAGATCACTGGAGACTTGAAAATCAAAGGAATTAGCAATCCGGTCACTTTCCCGGCAAAATTAGATGTACAGGGAGACCAAATCATCGCAACAGCCAGTATTGTTTTTGACCGCACCAAGTTTGACATCAAATACAGATCTGGCAATTATTTTGAAAATCTTGCTGACAAGTTGATTTATGATGATGTAAGCCTTGAGGTAAAGTTGGTTGCTTTGAATCAATAA
- the recJ gene encoding single-stranded-DNA-specific exonuclease RecJ, whose translation MEYKWMIREKADLEMAESLAKEINVNLTLANMLVNRGVDSFQKAKDYFRPDLDKLHDPFLMKDMDKAVERLSEAIRKEEKILIYGDYDVDGTTSVALAYGYFKEFYPYVEFYIPDRYKEGYGISERGVRYAAENNFQLIVSLDCGIKAIEKVTLAKELGVDFIICDHHTPGEQLPPAVAILDPKRKDCLYPYKELSGCGVGFKLIQAFSVFQGKDPAKVMVYLDLLAISIAADIVPITGENRVLTFYGLERINNNPRPGIKALILRSQIEKDIEISDIVFKIGPRINASGRLEHAKASVELLISKELEDALARAEIVDTVNAARKNFDENITKEALTMIQSMEEVKQMKTTVLFKEDWHKGVIGIVASRCIEKYYRPTIILTESNSKATGSARSVFDFDIYEAISECSDLLEQFGGHKYAAGLTMAVANVPAFQSRFEEVVSSRITDIHMKPVLEIDDEILLDQINYKFYNILKQMAPFGPGNPEPIFCVNQVYAENVRILKDKHLRFNVVQDGQETKPVCIAFGMADKNIYPDEIIYKMLNRKMRFDLAFEIRENTFRNNSSLQLYVKDIKFD comes from the coding sequence ATGGAGTATAAATGGATGATCAGAGAAAAGGCGGATTTGGAAATGGCTGAATCCTTGGCAAAAGAAATCAATGTGAATCTGACATTGGCCAATATGCTGGTAAACAGGGGGGTGGATTCATTTCAAAAAGCAAAGGATTATTTCAGACCTGACCTTGACAAACTTCATGACCCATTTTTGATGAAGGATATGGACAAGGCGGTCGAAAGATTGTCAGAAGCCATTAGAAAAGAAGAGAAAATTCTGATATACGGTGATTACGATGTGGATGGTACCACATCAGTAGCATTGGCATATGGTTATTTCAAGGAGTTTTATCCCTATGTGGAATTTTATATTCCTGATAGGTATAAAGAGGGCTATGGTATTTCTGAAAGGGGAGTGAGATATGCTGCTGAAAACAATTTCCAACTCATTGTCTCTTTGGATTGCGGCATAAAAGCAATTGAAAAAGTGACTTTGGCGAAAGAATTGGGAGTGGATTTTATTATTTGTGACCACCATACTCCAGGAGAGCAGCTACCACCTGCAGTTGCCATTCTCGATCCAAAAAGAAAAGATTGTCTTTATCCTTACAAAGAACTGAGTGGATGTGGGGTTGGTTTTAAATTGATTCAGGCTTTTTCTGTTTTTCAGGGAAAAGATCCTGCCAAAGTCATGGTTTATCTGGATCTGCTTGCCATCAGCATAGCTGCTGATATTGTACCGATCACAGGAGAAAACAGGGTATTGACATTTTATGGACTGGAAAGAATCAACAATAATCCAAGACCTGGAATCAAAGCCTTGATACTTAGAAGTCAAATCGAAAAGGATATAGAAATCTCGGATATCGTATTTAAAATCGGCCCCAGAATCAACGCCTCGGGTAGATTGGAACATGCCAAAGCCTCAGTAGAATTATTGATTTCCAAAGAATTGGAAGATGCACTGGCGCGGGCAGAAATTGTAGATACAGTCAATGCCGCCAGGAAAAACTTTGATGAGAACATCACCAAAGAAGCTTTGACAATGATACAGAGCATGGAAGAAGTCAAGCAGATGAAAACTACCGTTCTCTTCAAAGAGGATTGGCATAAAGGAGTCATTGGAATTGTTGCTTCAAGGTGTATTGAAAAATATTATAGGCCAACTATCATTCTCACTGAATCCAATAGCAAAGCAACCGGAAGTGCAAGGTCAGTTTTTGATTTTGATATCTATGAGGCAATCTCAGAATGCAGTGACCTCTTGGAGCAATTTGGAGGTCATAAATATGCTGCGGGTCTCACCATGGCTGTCGCCAATGTACCGGCATTCCAATCCAGATTTGAGGAAGTGGTCAGTTCCAGGATAACAGATATCCACATGAAACCTGTCCTTGAAATCGATGATGAAATATTACTGGATCAGATCAACTATAAGTTTTACAATATATTAAAGCAAATGGCACCTTTTGGCCCGGGAAATCCGGAACCCATTTTCTGTGTCAATCAGGTCTATGCAGAAAATGTCCGGATACTCAAAGACAAGCATCTGAGATTCAACGTCGTGCAGGATGGTCAGGAAACGAAACCTGTTTGTATCGCTTTTGGAATGGCCGACAAGAACATCTATCCGGATGAAATCATTTACAAGATGCTCAACCGAAAAATGCGATTTGATTTGGCTTTTGAGATCAGAGAGAATACTTTTAGGAACAACAGCAGCCTGCAGCTTTACGTGAAAGACATAAAATTTGATTGA
- a CDS encoding methyltransferase, with amino-acid sequence MDNSSPKYIHGYLEQEQERLREQALVIERPIYDYIDFSEVNELLEIGSGVGAQTEILLRRFPHLHITGVEYESRQVKKALENMSKLGYDERKVTFVQQDAKKLHLEKQYDAAFICWVLEHISDPVKVLVSMKPFLKPNAKVSITEVFNSTFYTYPVKNEVMDYWKIYNEYQVQIGGDPQVGVRLGDLLEEAGYHHIDLRSGGFHLDSRQPEEKSVVFNYWKNLMSSGAPSLLEEGLITEKQIKEMQQAMDDLREMPHAVFYYRFIQATAFA; translated from the coding sequence ATGGACAATAGTTCACCTAAATATATTCATGGTTATCTTGAACAAGAGCAGGAAAGACTACGGGAACAGGCTTTGGTGATAGAAAGGCCCATCTACGACTATATTGATTTTTCAGAAGTCAATGAATTACTGGAAATAGGGAGTGGGGTAGGTGCTCAGACCGAAATCCTTCTGAGGAGATTTCCACATCTCCATATCACAGGTGTTGAATACGAATCCCGGCAAGTAAAAAAAGCCCTGGAAAACATGTCCAAGTTAGGATATGATGAAAGAAAAGTGACATTTGTGCAGCAAGATGCCAAAAAACTTCATTTGGAGAAGCAGTATGATGCGGCATTTATCTGTTGGGTTTTAGAACATATTTCTGATCCTGTCAAAGTTTTGGTGAGTATGAAGCCATTTTTAAAACCTAATGCCAAAGTGTCCATTACAGAAGTATTCAACAGTACCTTCTATACTTATCCTGTGAAAAATGAAGTAATGGACTATTGGAAAATATACAACGAATATCAGGTTCAGATAGGCGGTGATCCACAGGTTGGGGTTAGATTGGGAGATCTCTTGGAAGAAGCAGGCTATCACCATATTGACTTAAGATCCGGTGGCTTTCATTTGGACAGCAGGCAACCGGAAGAAAAGAGCGTGGTTTTTAATTACTGGAAAAACCTGATGAGCAGCGGAGCGCCTTCCTTATTGGAAGAAGGACTGATTACCGAAAAACAAATTAAAGAAATGCAACAGGCTATGGACGACTTAAGGGAAATGCCACACGCTGTTTTTTATTATAGATTTATACAGGCCACAGCCTTTGCTTAA
- a CDS encoding MaoC family dehydratase, with amino-acid sequence MSHITIESFEDFEQYIGKELGVSEYHPITQDQINKFADATIDHQWIHTDPERAKNEGAFGDTIAHGYLTLSLVPYLWDQIIHVKNLKMMVNYGIENLRFAQAVLVDNEVRLSANLKNVVNLRGTVKAEVNVKLEIKDQKKPAFTGVLVFLYHFEA; translated from the coding sequence ATGAGTCATATCACTATTGAAAGCTTCGAGGATTTTGAACAATATATAGGTAAAGAATTGGGCGTTTCCGAATATCATCCAATCACCCAAGATCAGATCAATAAATTTGCTGATGCTACCATTGACCATCAATGGATCCATACCGATCCCGAAAGGGCAAAAAATGAGGGGGCCTTTGGAGATACCATTGCCCATGGTTATCTGACACTTTCTTTGGTCCCCTATCTTTGGGATCAGATCATCCATGTCAAAAACCTCAAAATGATGGTCAACTATGGCATTGAAAACCTTCGTTTTGCACAAGCGGTTTTGGTTGATAATGAAGTAAGGCTTAGTGCCAATCTGAAAAACGTTGTCAATCTTAGAGGAACCGTTAAAGCGGAGGTAAATGTCAAATTGGAAATCAAGGACCAAAAAAAACCGGCTTTTACAGGAGTTTTGGTCTTTCTCTATCATTTTGAAGCTTGA
- the lptB gene encoding LPS export ABC transporter ATP-binding protein: MKLRADNLIKIYKGRKVVNNISVEVEQGEIVGLLGPNGAGKTTSFYMIVGLIQPNEGQIFLEDQNITKLPMYRRAKLGIGYLAQEASVFRKLSVEENILAVLEMTKLTKAERKEKTESLLEEFSLTHVRKNLGMVLSGGERRRTEIARALAVDPKFVLLDEPFAGVDPIAVEEIQGIVAKLKTKNIGILITDHNVNETLSITDRAYLMFEGKLLKAGTAEELAADEQVRRVYLGQHFELKRKVFN; the protein is encoded by the coding sequence ATGAAATTAAGGGCAGATAACCTTATCAAGATTTACAAAGGCCGAAAGGTTGTAAATAATATTTCCGTTGAGGTGGAACAGGGAGAGATCGTAGGTCTTTTAGGACCAAATGGCGCAGGTAAAACCACCTCGTTTTATATGATTGTAGGCCTTATTCAACCCAACGAAGGTCAGATTTTTTTGGAGGATCAGAATATCACCAAACTACCCATGTACAGAAGGGCCAAATTAGGAATCGGTTATTTGGCCCAAGAAGCATCTGTATTCAGGAAACTCTCAGTTGAGGAGAATATCCTTGCAGTTCTGGAAATGACCAAACTTACCAAAGCCGAAAGAAAGGAAAAAACAGAAAGCCTACTTGAAGAATTCAGTTTGACGCATGTGCGAAAAAATCTGGGAATGGTATTGTCCGGTGGGGAAAGAAGGAGAACTGAAATTGCCCGGGCATTGGCAGTAGATCCAAAATTCGTGCTTCTGGATGAACCGTTTGCAGGGGTAGACCCGATTGCGGTAGAAGAAATCCAAGGGATTGTAGCCAAACTCAAAACCAAAAACATTGGAATTCTCATCACAGACCACAATGTCAACGAGACTTTGTCCATTACTGACAGGGCATACCTGATGTTTGAAGGGAAATTACTGAAAGCAGGAACCGCAGAAGAATTGGCAGCAGATGAACAGGTCAGAAGAGTATATCTTGGACAACATTTTGAACTTAAACGAAAGGTATTTAACTGA
- a CDS encoding VPS10 domain-containing protein — translation MKKLILFGMILFMSYPSFSQRGKSAAIPTPTFDAELYHGLEWRNIGPFRGGRSGAVSGIPNNDLSFLVGYTGGGLWKTDNAGISWHNISDGFFKTGSVGAIAVSESDPNVIYVGMGEHAIRGVMTSYGDGVYKSTDGGKTWKNMGLEMTRHISDVIVHPSNPDIVFVAAQGAAHGPNEERGIYKSTDGGNTWNKVLYVDQNTGASSLSMDFNNPRILYAATWEYRRLPWQVQSGGAGCGIWKSVDGGDTWTKINSGLPEEMGKIGVSVSRANSERVYAIVEAEKSVAGVYRSDNGGETWAHMTNNQLLTSRSWYYMEVEADPVNADVVYVMNAPLTKSIDGGKNFSAVPVRHGDTHDLWINPKNPSNMILGDDGGAEITFDGAKSWSTQDNQPSAQFYRVNVDEGFPYKIYAGQQDNTSLVIASRNNNIGLTDKDWFIGPGCESAFIAFDPKNPVLLYGGCYQGIIDVLNTQDGHSKDIRQYPANILAYNAKDMKYRFNWNAPIIASPHDYNTIYHGGNILFKTTDGGLSWEEISPDLTRNEESKQGPGGAPITNEGAGGENYNTLSYVIESIHEKGVIYTGSDCGLVHITKDGGKTWENITPAGLPESLIQSIEISSHEKGTAFIAATRYKFNDFSNMSYKTTDYGKTWSKIDAGVDKDDFIKVIREDRKVKDLLYGGAERGFYVSFNGGTNWQKLQLNLPVVPITDIAFADNDMVVSTAGRAFWILDDLSALQQSKGNFSGLKIFTPKPTYKYEGFIPSWVDLPPGIGENPATGVILDYYLPEEVDSLEVTLEILDKSGKVIRSYSSIKDENFKPFSGGPSPAQVIPSKKGLNRFAWNFRGETLLPIPNAFVYGDYSGHRVAPGKYKARLSYKDTVSETEIEVVQDPNLKNISPQDWASQQALLEKVAVSLTDIHQSVNDMRKVKSQIEHHNSLLKEKEDAKELYQAGQDLIQKLVDWEAKLVETRQGNFQDVINFPSQLNAQYFDLKGTVDVHDPRLTAGSKQRLADLDKEWAGYKSDLKVLIENDIKQYNEKFKAQNLPGVIIN, via the coding sequence ATGAAAAAACTGATTTTATTTGGCATGATTCTGTTCATGTCTTATCCTTCCTTTTCCCAAAGGGGGAAATCCGCTGCCATTCCTACCCCGACATTTGATGCGGAACTATATCATGGACTCGAATGGCGGAATATTGGGCCATTCCGTGGAGGCAGATCAGGTGCTGTTTCCGGTATACCAAACAATGACCTGTCATTTTTGGTAGGTTATACAGGGGGCGGTCTTTGGAAAACTGACAATGCCGGAATCTCATGGCACAACATTTCAGATGGCTTTTTCAAAACCGGATCTGTTGGAGCAATTGCAGTCAGTGAATCTGACCCAAATGTGATTTATGTAGGCATGGGAGAACATGCCATCCGTGGCGTGATGACCTCTTACGGAGATGGTGTATACAAATCAACTGATGGAGGCAAGACCTGGAAAAACATGGGTCTGGAAATGACAAGGCATATTTCAGATGTTATTGTCCATCCCAGTAATCCTGATATTGTATTTGTAGCTGCCCAAGGTGCAGCCCATGGGCCCAATGAAGAAAGGGGGATCTATAAAAGTACAGACGGAGGCAATACCTGGAATAAAGTATTGTATGTTGATCAAAACACCGGAGCTTCATCATTGAGTATGGATTTTAATAATCCCAGAATTCTATATGCGGCTACTTGGGAATACCGCAGGTTACCTTGGCAGGTACAAAGCGGTGGTGCAGGTTGTGGCATTTGGAAATCTGTGGATGGCGGAGATACTTGGACAAAAATCAACAGTGGCCTTCCTGAGGAAATGGGGAAAATCGGTGTAAGTGTATCCAGGGCAAATTCAGAAAGAGTATATGCCATTGTGGAAGCTGAAAAATCGGTTGCCGGTGTGTATCGCTCAGACAATGGCGGGGAGACATGGGCACATATGACCAACAATCAATTGTTGACTTCAAGGTCTTGGTATTATATGGAAGTAGAAGCTGATCCAGTAAATGCCGATGTAGTTTATGTGATGAATGCACCTCTGACAAAATCAATAGATGGTGGCAAAAATTTTTCAGCAGTACCGGTCCGACATGGTGATACCCATGATCTTTGGATCAATCCCAAAAACCCATCAAATATGATTCTGGGAGATGATGGCGGTGCTGAAATCACTTTTGATGGGGCTAAAAGTTGGTCTACACAAGACAACCAGCCTTCTGCCCAATTTTATAGGGTAAATGTGGATGAAGGCTTTCCTTACAAGATTTATGCAGGACAGCAGGACAATACTTCATTGGTTATTGCCAGCAGGAACAACAACATTGGACTGACGGATAAAGATTGGTTTATCGGTCCCGGTTGTGAATCTGCTTTTATTGCCTTTGATCCCAAAAATCCTGTTCTACTCTATGGCGGCTGTTATCAGGGAATTATTGATGTTCTCAATACCCAAGATGGTCACAGCAAAGATATCCGGCAATATCCTGCCAATATCCTTGCTTATAATGCCAAGGATATGAAATACCGCTTCAATTGGAATGCTCCTATTATCGCTTCTCCCCATGATTATAATACCATTTATCATGGTGGAAATATCCTCTTCAAAACAACTGATGGAGGCTTATCTTGGGAGGAAATCAGTCCTGACCTGACCAGAAATGAGGAATCAAAACAAGGTCCGGGCGGAGCACCTATCACCAATGAGGGTGCCGGTGGCGAGAACTACAACACCTTAAGCTATGTCATTGAATCCATTCATGAAAAAGGAGTGATCTATACCGGAAGTGATTGTGGTCTTGTTCATATCACCAAGGATGGCGGGAAAACCTGGGAAAACATCACCCCTGCAGGACTTCCTGAAAGCCTTATCCAATCCATTGAAATTTCTTCACATGAGAAAGGAACTGCTTTTATCGCAGCCACCCGATACAAATTCAACGATTTTTCCAATATGTCATACAAAACCACTGACTATGGAAAAACATGGTCAAAAATTGATGCCGGAGTGGACAAAGACGATTTTATCAAGGTCATCAGAGAAGACCGAAAAGTAAAAGATCTTTTATATGGAGGAGCTGAAAGGGGATTTTATGTTTCTTTTAATGGTGGCACCAATTGGCAAAAACTCCAGTTGAATCTCCCCGTTGTTCCCATTACTGACATTGCCTTTGCGGACAATGATATGGTTGTTTCTACCGCAGGAAGAGCGTTTTGGATTTTGGATGACTTAAGTGCATTGCAACAGTCCAAGGGGAATTTTTCCGGCTTGAAAATATTTACACCAAAGCCAACCTACAAATATGAAGGATTCATTCCCTCATGGGTGGACCTCCCTCCCGGTATCGGCGAGAATCCGGCTACAGGTGTGATATTGGATTACTACTTGCCTGAAGAAGTGGATTCGCTTGAAGTTACTTTAGAAATTCTGGACAAGTCAGGAAAGGTTATCCGATCCTATTCCTCGATTAAGGATGAGAATTTCAAACCTTTTTCGGGTGGCCCATCTCCTGCACAAGTAATCCCATCCAAAAAAGGGTTGAACAGATTTGCATGGAATTTCAGAGGGGAAACATTATTGCCCATTCCCAATGCCTTTGTTTACGGTGATTATAGTGGACACCGTGTTGCCCCGGGTAAGTACAAAGCAAGGTTGAGTTACAAAGACACTGTTTCAGAAACTGAAATAGAGGTTGTTCAAGATCCAAATCTCAAAAATATCAGCCCACAGGATTGGGCTTCGCAACAGGCATTGCTGGAAAAAGTTGCTGTATCCCTGACTGATATCCATCAATCAGTCAATGATATGCGCAAAGTGAAAAGTCAGATTGAACACCATAATTCTTTACTGAAGGAAAAAGAAGATGCAAAAGAACTTTACCAAGCCGGTCAGGATCTGATCCAGAAGTTGGTTGACTGGGAAGCAAAATTGGTGGAAACACGCCAAGGCAATTTCCAGGATGTCATCAATTTCCCAAGCCAGCTAAATGCCCAATACTTTGATCTTAAGGGCACTGTGGATGTGCATGACCCACGGTTGACCGCAGGTTCAAAGCAAAGGTTGGCTGATTTGGATAAAGAATGGGCGGGATATAAATCCGATTTGAAAGTGCTGATAGAAAATGACATCAAACAATACAATGAAAAATTTAAGGCGCAAAACCTGCCTGGGGTAATCATAAATTGA
- a CDS encoding GH3 auxin-responsive promoter family protein, giving the protein MEVVNSFMTWIFKSRIGQIQNFMKYPIESQNQIFDELITTAKKTEFGKKYKFGTIQSYQDFAEKVPVHDYEQMKPYIEKTMKGTQNVIWPTDIEWFSKSSGTTGSRSKYIPVSQESLEECHFKGGKDMLSLYVNNYPESKLFTGKGLTIGGSLAKNPLNDESDIQVGDISAVITHNLPLWVQFARTPSLEIALMSEWESKIEKTALEVMDENVTSISGVPTWTIVLLQRIMELKGASNILEVWPNLEVFFHGAVAFGPYRNLFRELIPSAKMRYVETYNASEGFFGIQDQRESDELLLMLDYGIFYEFIPLEEWEKEKPKVISLSEVEIGKNYAILISTNGGLWRYKIGDTVKFTNTNPYRFKISGRTKHFINAFGEEVIVENAEKAVQSASESTDALITNFTAAPVYFGDSKSKGAHEWIIEFKKMPSDREKFSQILDSTLREINSDYDAKRYKDLALTAPKIHFVEVGVFEKWLRGKGKLGGQNKVPRLSNTREYLEEVLKLI; this is encoded by the coding sequence ATGGAAGTTGTAAACTCCTTTATGACCTGGATATTCAAAAGCCGTATAGGTCAGATACAGAATTTCATGAAATACCCGATTGAGTCTCAAAACCAGATTTTTGACGAACTTATCACAACAGCAAAAAAAACCGAATTCGGGAAGAAATATAAGTTTGGGACTATCCAATCTTATCAGGATTTTGCTGAAAAGGTCCCCGTGCATGACTATGAACAAATGAAGCCCTATATCGAAAAAACGATGAAAGGAACACAAAATGTCATTTGGCCGACGGATATAGAATGGTTTTCAAAGTCTTCTGGAACCACAGGTAGCAGAAGTAAATATATACCTGTATCCCAGGAATCTCTCGAAGAATGCCATTTCAAAGGGGGCAAAGACATGCTTTCCTTATATGTAAACAACTATCCTGAAAGTAAGCTATTTACGGGTAAAGGTCTCACGATAGGGGGAAGTCTGGCAAAAAACCCACTGAATGATGAGAGTGATATACAGGTAGGAGATATATCTGCAGTGATTACCCATAATCTGCCTTTATGGGTACAGTTTGCCAGGACGCCAAGTCTGGAAATAGCGCTGATGAGTGAATGGGAATCCAAAATTGAAAAAACAGCTTTGGAAGTCATGGATGAAAATGTGACAAGCATCTCCGGTGTGCCCACTTGGACCATTGTTTTGCTCCAAAGGATCATGGAACTCAAAGGAGCAAGCAATATTTTAGAAGTTTGGCCAAACCTTGAAGTTTTTTTTCATGGGGCAGTGGCTTTTGGCCCTTACAGGAATTTATTCAGGGAATTGATCCCTTCAGCCAAAATGAGGTATGTGGAAACCTATAATGCTTCTGAAGGTTTTTTTGGAATCCAGGATCAAAGGGAGTCCGATGAATTATTGTTGATGCTGGATTATGGGATTTTTTATGAATTCATTCCTTTGGAAGAATGGGAAAAAGAAAAACCAAAAGTCATTTCTTTATCAGAAGTAGAAATCGGGAAAAATTATGCCATTTTGATCTCAACCAACGGAGGACTTTGGAGATACAAAATCGGGGATACTGTCAAATTCACCAATACTAACCCTTACAGGTTCAAGATTTCAGGAAGAACCAAGCATTTTATCAATGCATTTGGTGAGGAAGTGATAGTGGAAAATGCAGAGAAAGCAGTTCAATCAGCTTCAGAATCGACGGATGCCCTCATTACAAATTTTACAGCTGCTCCAGTATATTTTGGCGATTCCAAAAGCAAGGGAGCACATGAGTGGATTATTGAATTTAAAAAAATGCCATCTGATCGTGAAAAATTCAGTCAAATTCTGGACAGTACGCTGAGAGAAATCAATTCAGACTACGACGCCAAGAGGTACAAAGACCTGGCCCTCACAGCACCCAAAATCCATTTTGTGGAAGTAGGGGTTTTTGAAAAATGGCTAAGGGGAAAGGGGAAACTCGGTGGACAAAACAAAGTGCCCAGGCTTTCTAATACAAGAGAGTATTTGGAAGAGGTACTGAAGTTAATCTGA
- the mtgA gene encoding monofunctional biosynthetic peptidoglycan transglycosylase encodes MKVFRFLFRLVFKIILWFFILSIGFTVLYRFLPVPITPLMVIRLWEQAFDEKKEMRLYKDWVSISKISKNVPQAVIAAEDQKFLDHNGFDLAAMKTAWENNQKGKRVKGGSTISQQTAKNVFLSPARNLIRKGLEAYFTFLMELIWSKERIMEVYLNVIEMGEGIYGIEAAAQTYFNKPAAKLSKREAALIAAVLPNPRRWSPARPTAYISGRQAWILRQMNNLEQVEIGI; translated from the coding sequence ATGAAAGTGTTTAGATTTCTATTTAGGCTTGTTTTCAAAATCATACTTTGGTTCTTCATTTTGAGCATTGGCTTTACAGTCCTTTATAGGTTTTTGCCTGTACCTATTACGCCTTTGATGGTAATCAGGCTTTGGGAACAGGCTTTTGACGAAAAAAAAGAAATGCGCCTATACAAGGATTGGGTTTCGATTTCCAAAATTTCAAAAAATGTCCCTCAGGCAGTAATCGCTGCCGAGGATCAAAAGTTTTTGGATCACAATGGTTTTGACTTGGCAGCAATGAAGACCGCATGGGAAAACAACCAAAAAGGAAAAAGAGTCAAGGGAGGGAGCACCATTTCACAGCAAACTGCTAAAAACGTATTTCTGAGTCCCGCGAGGAATTTGATCAGAAAGGGATTAGAGGCATATTTTACTTTTTTAATGGAGCTGATTTGGAGTAAAGAGCGGATTATGGAGGTCTATCTCAATGTCATAGAAATGGGGGAGGGCATTTACGGGATTGAAGCTGCTGCCCAAACTTATTTCAATAAGCCCGCTGCAAAGCTTTCTAAACGAGAGGCAGCCCTGATAGCTGCAGTCCTGCCCAATCCAAGAAGATGGTCCCCCGCCAGACCGACCGCTTACATTTCAGGTCGGCAGGCATGGATATTGAGACAAATGAATAATTTGGAACAGGTGGAAATAGGGATTTGA